In Primulina eburnea isolate SZY01 chromosome 3, ASM2296580v1, whole genome shotgun sequence, one DNA window encodes the following:
- the LOC140828017 gene encoding auxin-responsive protein IAA12-like, translating into MEGIVIGRKIDLKLYHSYQTLVPILIGMFGKCRADVDMYNLMYQDEQGGWLLAGDVPWRILVNSVRRLKLVKKIG; encoded by the exons ATGGAAGGGATTGTGATAGGAAGAAAAATCGACCTAAAACTCTATCATTCTTATCAAACACTCGTTCCCATTCTTATTGGCATGTTCGGAAAAT GTCGAGCGGATGTTGACATGTACAATCTTATGTATCAAGACGAGCAAGGTGGTTGGCTGCTAGCTGGAGATGTGCCTTGGAG AATTTTGGTGAATTCAGTGCGACGTTTGAAATTGGTCAAGAAAATAGGGTAG